Proteins encoded in a region of the Diadema setosum chromosome 7, eeDiaSeto1, whole genome shotgun sequence genome:
- the LOC140231233 gene encoding uncharacterized protein yields MNVFTACLVAFFGLAAAQPDPFGEFPDYGDQLAGSNVGNSGENTGFNAYDPVGAAGAGFGGAAGAGGMGGFGGAGGGGGGGFMGQGQGQGQGNGAGYGTGYGAGAGQPFGGGGVPAAAGGTGMGGSPYGAGTFNTADRLPFNNNPHLVKDARGKSQAVSASTVAGATIAVIVIVVVFAGIAFFVVKQRRSSRMALSSA; encoded by the exons GTTTGGCTGCAGCCCAGCCGGACCCATTTGGTGAGTTTCCAGACTACGGGGACCAGCTGGCAGGGTCCAATGTCGGCAACTCGGGCGAGAATACAGGCTTCAACGCATACGACCCGGTAGGTGCTGCAGGGGCAGGCTTTGGCGGTGCGGCGGGCGCTGGAGGTATGGGCGGCTTCGGCGGTGCTggaggcggaggaggaggagggttcATGGGCCAGGGCCAAGGCCAAGGCCAAG GAAACGGCGCCGGGTATGGAACGGGATATGGTGCTGGTGCCGGACAGCCGTTTGGAGGTGGAGGCGTTCCTGCTGCAGCCGGCGGTACCGGAATGGGCGGTTCCCCTTACGGTGCAGGTACATTTAACACCGCAGATCGACTTCCGTTTAACAACAACCCGCACCTCGTAAAGGACGCCAGAGGAAAGTCGCAGGCAGTCTCGGCATCCACCGTGGCAGGAGCCACCATTGCcgtcatcgtcatcgtcgtcgtGTTCGCTGGGATCGCTTTTTTCGTCGTCAAGCAGAGGAGAAGTTCGCGCATGGCGCTCTCGTCGGCTTAA